In Oryzias melastigma strain HK-1 linkage group LG16, ASM292280v2, whole genome shotgun sequence, a single genomic region encodes these proteins:
- the LOC112136731 gene encoding protein rapunzel-like, translated as MEDLKTFVAERKDMVESVMSAFEFGAEMAASIAGDIFPIVSLAAPLVQLALDNVEDKETVFMREQFQKVKTNLEKASEGVQRINEEFKKANKNIQLFPIEKNIKHQFRRYMLFLSDNSDYNKKEFLQNFDSSGGKKPLKDLYGIVIGTPLFGKPLLNVILTYEEKSRRPVEEYCAQLKYLFCMGITTLLAHDALTGSAKEKRHLEKWRQKMTTVQDNINAAIEECIDSFPIQAKTDCHRLVRDREGLTKQELADALIEMLKERYDWVGWSVRVCKSHSSIFCSKKECECPTGQSRFKVTTTDEEVYIWVSYSTYLKPLDKKLIQDFIQSQKTPTVDDIAEHLFEKLQGYYMVQIVKSCKHLVCSSSFADDCHYWEKHANVYVCVHSF; from the coding sequence ATGGAAGATCTGAAGACGTTTGTGGCAGAGAGGAAGGATATGGTGGAGTCGGTGATGAGCGCCTTTGAGTTTGGAGCGGAAATGGCAGCCTCCATCGCTGGCGATATTTTCCCTATTGTCTCACTCGCTGCTCCACTTGTCCAACTGGCTCTGGACAACGTGGAGGACAAAGAGACTGTTTTCATGAGGGAGCAGTTTCAGAAGGTCAAGACTAATCTGGAAAAGGCTTCAGAGGGAGTTCAGCGCATCAATGAGGAGTTTAAGAAGgccaataaaaatattcaattattcccaattgagaaaaatatcaaacatcAGTTTAGAAGGTACATGTTATTTCTCAGTGATAATTCTGATTACAACAAAAAGGAATTCCTCCAAAACTTTGATAGTAGCGGTGGGAAAAAACCCCTTAAGGATCTCTACGGTATTGTAATAGGAACTCCCCTCTTTGGTAAACCTTTGCTTAACGTCATCCTGACTTATGAGGAGAAAAGCAGACGTCCAGTGGAGGAATATTGCGCCCAGCTAAAGTATCTGTTCTGTATGGGGATCACTACGCTGTTAGCTCATGATGCGTTGACGGGgtctgctaaagaaaaaaggcacCTGGAAAAGTGGCGCCAGAAAATGACAACTGTGCAGGACAATATTAATGCTGCCATTGAAGAATGCATCGATAGCTTCCCAATTCAAGCTAAGACTGATTGTCATCGACTGGTAAGGGACCGGGAGGGCCTGACCAAGCAGGAGCTGGCTGATGCCCTCATAGAGATGTTAAAGGAGAGGTACGACTGGGTGGGCTGGTCTGTTCGTGTTTGCAAATCTCACTCCAGCATCTTTTGCAGCAAAAAAGAATGTGAATGCCCAACAGGGCAGAGTCGCTTCAAAGTGACCACAACAGATGAAGAAGTCTACATCTGGGTGTCCTACAGCACTTATCTCAAACCGCTGGACAAGAAGCTCATCCAAGACTTTATCCAGAGTCAGAAGACACCTACAGTGGACGACATAGCTGAGCATCTCTTTGAGAAACTGCAAGGATACTACATGGTTCAAATAGTCAAATCCTGCAAACATCTGGTCTGTTCCTCGAGCTTCGCGGACGACTGTCACTACTGGGAGAAGCATGCAAATGTTTATGTCTGCGTTCATTCTTTTTaa
- the LOC112136708 gene encoding protein rapunzel, which translates to MEVDKERIQQYAITSLKIVQAVVNSAATVFPCLSLASSFIGVLINIGDNNDDSIEELRKEFQKIDNGFDELTKEINEVINNIKLETMQTQFAPLEKNLERQHKEYMKVINAPPEEMSHRFDKFEKVYQETERDGNLWTLYESMIGVSSMSTDPILKVFKEGLDNKRDAMTKVCDHLVYLLSIGCITMLANAMRCGGNMEALEQEWEEKMKRVFEEIEKTLKDCQ; encoded by the coding sequence ATGGAAGTGGACAAAGAAAGAATCCAGCAGTATGCCATCACGAGCCTGAAAATTGTACAAGCCGTTGTTAATTCAGCAGCAACAGTTTTCCCATGTCTCAGTCTTGCCAGTTCCTTTATTGGGGTGCTTATAAATATTGGCGACAATAATGACGACAGCATAGAGGAGCTAAGGAAGGAGTTCCAGAAGATCGACAATGGCTTTGATGAGCTCACAAAAGAAATCAACGAGGTGATAAATAACATCAAGTTAGAGACAATGCAAACACAATTCGCACCACTGGAGAAGAACCTGGAACGCCAGCACAAAGAGTACATGAAGGTGATCAACGCCCCACCAGAGGAGATGAGTCATAGATTTGATAAGTTTGAAAAGGTCTACCAGGAGACAGAACGTGATGGTAATCTTTGGACCCTGTATGAAAGCATGATAGGTGTGAGCTCGATGTCCACCGATCCCATCCTGAAGGTGTTCAAGGAGGGCTTAGACAACAAGCGCGACGCCATGACCAAGGTCTGCGACCACCTGGTATACCTGCTCAGCATCGGCTGCATCACCATGCTGGCCAATGCTATGCGCTGCGGCGGTAACATGGAAGCACTGGAGCAGGAATGGGAGGAGAAGATGAAGCGTGTGTTTGAGGAGATAGAGAAAACTCTGAAAGATTGCCAATAA